ACGGGAGCGGAGGCCGCTCCCGGAACTGACGCCGGAAGACGGCATAGGTCAGCGTGACCAGGCTCGGGGTAACGAGCAACCCGATGACGAGGGCGATCACGATCCCCACGGTCATGATCACCCCCATCTCCCAAAGCGCCCGGGAGTTGGATACAAGAAGGCACGCGAACACGGCCGAGGTGGTCACCGCCGCGATGATGCACGCTTCGCCCTTGCTGCGGATGGCGGTGGCCAGCGCCGCCCCCACCGAGCTGCCGAGCACCCGCTCCTCGGCGTACCGGGCGAGAAGGTGCACGGAGAAGTCAATGCCCAGCCCGAGCACCAGGGCCGGCAGGAACGCGGTCAGCAGGTTGAACCCGCCCACCGCGAACTTGGCCCAGGCCATGGTGAGAAGGGCCGACACGAGCACCGGCACCAACGCCACCACGCACAGGAACGGGCTGGTGAAGGCGATGAGGATCAGCACGAATACGGCCGTGGAGGAGATGATGGTCACCAGGTTCATGTCCCGGCGGATGACCTGGTCCACCTCGACGCTCGTCACGTACGGCCCGGTGACCCCGGCCGTGACCCCCACCGCGCCGAGGTCGGCCCGGGCCACCGCATCCCGCACGCTGCGGGTGATGCGGTGGTTGTAGTCCAGGCCTTCGTAGGCCGACCGGGCCGGCCAGATCTGTACGATCAGGCGCGTGTGATCCCGGGACAGGATCGGCTGGCCGGTGTCTTCGGGGAGGGGGCGGGCCTTCACCGCGCGGACGATGCCCGCCGCCTCGTCCAGGAGCCCCTGCACCCGGGGCAGGTCCTCGAGCAAGGCGACGGTGCTCCATCCGGCCTGGGCAAGCTCGTGCAAGGCCTTCTCCACCGCGTCCGCATCCGTGATGGCCCCGGACGCCACCGCCGAGAGGAGCTCGGCCACCGACGGGACGCCGCCCGGGGGCAGCGCCGGGAGAAGAGCCAGTACCTCCTGGGCGATGTCCCGCAGGCGAGAGAGCTCCTCAGGGGACAGGGTGCGGAACAGGAGGAGCTCGGGGGGGACGGGAATTCCCTGCCCAAGTCGGTACGAGGCCCCGATGATCTCGGGGTCGTCGAGCTCGGCGATCACCCGGTCGGCGGCGGCGAACAGGATCCGCGCCCGCTCCTCCAGCGAGGCCGGCGGCGCGGTCAGGGTGAGCAGGACCGCCACCACATCCGTGGTGGCCAGCTCCTCCTGCACCTCTTGGAACCTCTCCACCAGGGGGTCGCGCTCCGGCAAGAGGTCAATGTAGGAACTGCGAATGGGGAGATCCTGGATGTAGTACAGGGCCGCCCCCACCAGGGCGGCCACCAACACGGCCACCACCGCCGCCCAGCGCCCGGTGATGGAGACGATCCCCCCGAGCACGCGGGCCCGCAGGCCGCGGCGTTCAGCCTTGTTTGGACTCTTCTCCGGATGGGGTCCGAATGGTGATGTCATAGCCGGTGAGTTTGGCCGCTAGCTCTACATTGTGACCATCGCGTCCGATCGCGAGCGAGACCTCGTTGGCAGGTACGGTGACCACGGCCTTCTTGGCCGCTCCGTCCAACTCCACCTCCAGGGCGCTGGCCGGGGCGAGCGCACCCCGGATCACCTGGCGCACGTCCTCGGTCCACCGCACGATGTCCACCTTCTCCCCGGACAGCTCCCGGCTGATGGCCCGGATCCGGCTACCCCCCGCCCCGATGCAGCTCCCCACCGGATCGATGCGTGGGTCCACCCCCCGCACGAGGACCTTCGACCGCACCCCGGCCACCCGGGCCACCTGCACCACCTCCAGCATCCCCTGCTCCAGCTCCGGCACCTCCAGGGCGAGGAGCTTGGCCACGAATTGGGGATGGGCGCGGGACACGTAGATCTTAGGGTCCCCTTGCGTCTTCTCCACCTTGTAGAGGTAGGCGCGCAGACGCCGCCCGGGGATGTACCGCTCGCTGGGGATCCGTTCCTCGTCCGGGAGCAGCGCCTCCGCCTCGCCCAGGTTGATCCACACGTCGCGCCCCTCGAACCGGTGCACGAACCCGTTCAGGATCTCCCCGATGCGGGAGGAGTACATCTCGTAGAGCGTCTCCCGCCGGCGGCGCAGGATCTCCCGGCGGAAGAACTCCTCCGCCCGGCGCGTCGCGATCCGCCCCAGTTTGCCCAGATCGAACCGGGTCCCGTTCACGTACACGTCGCCGGAGCGGCGGTCGATCCTGACCTCGGGGGGCTCGTCCCCGCCGAACTCCGCCTGGTACGCAGCGGCAATGCCCTTCTCCATGGCCTCGTAGGCCACCTCCCGGTCGATGCCCCGCGCCCGGGCCATTTCCTCCAGCGCCTCGAGGAAATCGATGTTCATCGGCCCTCCCCCTCATAGACGACCTGGGCCTGCACCACGCGCGACAGGGGGACGTCCACCCGGTCCTGGCCAAGGTCAAGGGTGATCGCGTCGTCCACCAGCTGCACCAGCCGCCCCTGGTACCGAGTCCGGACCGCCTCCCCCTCTCCAGGGGCCACCTGCACCCGGACGAGCTTGCCCAAGACCCGTTCGTAGTGCCACCGTTCCCACAGCCCCCGCTCGACCCCCGGCGACGACACCTCCAAGAGATAAGAAGAGGATAGCAGATCCGCCTGGTCCAAAAGCGCCTCCATGGCCCGGCTGGCCCGGGCACAGTCGTCCACGGTCACGCCGCGGGGATGGTCGATGTACACCACGAGCCGTGCGTAATCGCGGCAGCGGTGGAGCTCCCAGTGGTACAACTCCACCCGGGCTCGGTCCGCACCTTGGCGCAGGAGCGCGTCGATCTTTTCCCGTAGCATTTCCATGTTTGTTCATTATACTTTCCCCACAGGATGGGCACAAAGAGCGGATCGCGTGTGGATCGGGTCTCGGTGGCCGAGGCCGATTCCGGGGAGCGGGTGGACCGCCTGCTCGCCCGCAAGCTCGGGATCTCCCGCAGCTACGTCCGGGCCCTTTTGGCCAGCGGGGCGGTGACCATCGGGGGGGGCGCCCCCGACCCGGACCGGCGGGTGCAAGCCGGGGAGGAGGTCGTCGTGGCCTGGGACGGGCCGGGGATCCCGGCCACCCCGTACCCGATCCCGATCCTGTACGAAGACGAGCAGGTAGTGGTGGTGGACAAGCCCCGCGGCCTCGCCGTCCACCCGGTGGGTCCCGGGCGCGGGGTGACGGTGGTGTCCGCCCTGCTCGCCCAGGGGCCGCTGGCGCCGGGGGCGCCGGGTCGGCCCGGCGTGGTCCACCGCCTCGATGTGGCCACCACCGGGGCGTTAGTCCTGGCCCGGACCGAGTCCGCCCGAGCGTCGCTCGTCTCCCAGTTCCAAGCCCGCACGGTGGTCAAGGAGTACCTGGCGGTGGTGGAGGGGGAGCTCGATGTGGACGAGGGGGCGATCGAAGGGCGGGTGGAACGGGATGACGCGCGGCCGTGGCGGATGAAACTCGGGGGGATGGGCAAGGATGCGCGCACGGAGTTCACCGTGCTGCGGCGGAACCAGGGCCGATCCCTGCTCCTCGTGCGGCCGCACACCGGGCGCACCCACCAGATCCGCCTGCACCTCGCGGCGATCGGCCACCCCGTGGTGGGGGACCCGGTGTACGGGAAGCGCGGGGAGGCACTCCTCCTCCACGCGTGGCGGCTGGGGTTCCGTCACCCGGCTACCGGGGCGTGGATGGAGTTCGAGGCCCCGCCTCCGCCCGAGTTCCTCCCCTGGCTTGGCGGGCCAAGTAGTACGCCCCAGCGCTGAACTGGGTGGCCACCGCCGCCCAAAACGCCCACCCCCCGTACGGGGTGACGAGGAGGAGGACGGCGGCGAGGGCGGTGAGGCCGGCCGCGGCCTTGCCCGGCCAGCGGGCCACGAACTCCTCCCGCCGTTGCCACAGAAACAGCGTCCCCACCCCCAGCCCGAGCTGGGGGATGAGGAACAGGACCGGTCCCATGGGCGGGAGCCTTCCCACCGCGGCCAAGGAGGAGAACAGCCCGAGGTAGAAGAGCTTGTCCACGGTCGGGTCCAGGAGCTGGCCGACCTCGGTTACCTCCCGGTGCCGCCGGGCGATCCAGCCGTCGAGGACGTCGGTGGCGAGGGCGCACAGGAACACGGCGAACGCTGGCCACCACCGTTCGGCGAGCACGGCGATCACCGTGGGAGCGATGAGCACCCCGCGGAGCACGGTGAGCGCGTTGGCCAGTGTCATCGCCCCGATCATACCCCCGGCAGAGGGAACGGCCAATGGTCCGAGGGGGATGGGGTATAATCCCGTGACCACACCATCCTATCCTGTGAGGTGATCACATGCGTAGGACCAAGGTCATCATCATGGGCGCCGCCGGCCGTGACTTTCATAACTTCAACGTTTTTTTTCGCGATGACGCCGCATATGAGGTGGTGGCGTTCACCGCGACCCAGATCCCGGGCATCGAGGGCCGCCGTTACCCGGCGGAGCTGGCGGGGAAGCTCTACCCCCACGGCATCCCCATCGAACCGGAAGAGCGGCTTTTCGAGCTCGTGCGGGAACACGGGGTGGAGCGGGTGGTGTTCGCCTACTCCGACGTGTCCCACCAGCACGTGATGGAACGGGCGGCGGTGGCAGCCGCGGCCGGGGCCGACTTTTGGCTGATGGGCCCCCGCACCACCCAGCTTGGGGCCAACAAGCCGGTGGTGGCGGTGTGCGCGGTCCGTACCGGTTGTGGCAAGTCCCAGACCACCCGGCGGGTCGTGGATGTGCTCAGGGGGTGGGGGAAAAGGGTGGTGGTGGTCCGCCATCCCATGCCCTACGGGGACCTCGCCGCCCAGGCCGTGCAGCGGTTCGCCACGTTCGATGACCTGGACCGGGCGCGGTGCACGATCGAGGAACGGGAGGAGTACGAGCCCCACCTCCAGCGGGGGACGGTGGTGTACGCGGGGGTGGACTACGCCCGTATCCTCCGGCGGGCGGAGGAGGAGGCAGACGTGATCCTGTGGGATGGGGGCAACAACGACTTCCCGTTCTACCGCCCGGACCTCCTGATCGTGGTCGCCGATCCCTGGCGGGCCGGACACGAGCGCACCTATTGGCCGGGGTCGGTGAACATCCGGCAGGCCGACGTGGTGGTGATCAACAAGGTGGACTCGGCGGGGATCGAGGCCATCGAGCGCCTGCGGGCGTCCATCGCCGAGCTGAACCCGCAGGCCACCGTGATCGAGGCCGCGTCCCCGATCACGGTGGAGGATCCGGAGCTCGTGGCGGGACGGAAGGCCCTGGTGATCGAGGACGGCCCCACGGTGACCCATGGGGAGATGCCGTTCGGTGCCGGGGCGGTGGCGGCGCGGAAGCTTGGGGCAACCCTGGTCGACCCGCGCCCGTATGCGGTGGGGTCCATCGCCGCCGCGTACGCCCTGTACCCCCACCTCGGCCCGGTGCTCCCGGCGATGGGGTACGGCGAGGAGCAAGTGCAGGAGCTGGCGGCGACCATTGCCAAGGTCCCATGTGAGGTGGTGGTCATCGCCACCCCCATCGACCTGCGGCGCCTGATCCGGCTGGCCACGCCGGCGACCCGGGTCCGGTACGAGCTCCAGGAGATCGGCCGCCCCACCCTGGCCGACGTGCTCGCCCCCCTCGTGTAGACAGGGGTCCGGGGCAGCCCGGACAAATGCGGCTGGGCCGCCTTGACTTCGTTCCTCCCCCGCCCCCCCTTCCCCGGTACCCTGACGGCAGGAGGGCATCATGAGAACGCAAGCGTGGGGTGGACTGATCCTGGCGGTGATGCTGGGGATTGCCGCAGTGGGCCAAGGCACCACCCTCGCCGGCGTGTTCGGGATCGAACTCACCTTCACCCCGGTCCCGCCGGCGACCCTGGAGGTGGACACGGCCATCGTCCTGTCCCTGTCGTTCGCTGGGGCGGAGGTCACCAGCCGAACCCAGCTCTCCCTGGATGGGCTGGTGGCTGAGCACATCACGATGGGGGTGAATCTAGACGGGATCGTGCTCCGCACCGGGATGCGCTTCGATCCCTGCTTCTCCCTGTACTGGTTCGAGGTCCGCGGCGGATGTTGCCCGTTGGACCTGGGAGCCCTGTTCCTGGTGGAGAACCTGGCGGATGCCTGCCAGACCCCGGACTACACCATCGGCATCGTCCTCGACCTGGGCGTGCGCACCGATCTCGGGCTCGTCGTGCGCAGCCTCACCGGATTCGGCGTGATCGACCTCTACCACCTGATCGACGATGACCCGGCCACCGTCCTCACCGCCGTGCCCGGATGGTGGTTCGAGGAAGAGCTGGTGTCCCTGAGCTTCACGACCTCGTGCTTCCGCGCGGACTCGGTGTTGCTGTTCGACCCTGTGGGGTTCGCGTGGGGCCAGTTCGTCGCCGCATACCGGTTCCCATCGCCGGAAGTGGAGATGGGGGCTGGGGTCCAGCTAGACGCCGGGCTCGCCCTGGATTGGGCCGAGCTCTTCCTCGGCCTCGCCATCGACCCAGCGACGCTCAGGTCCACGACCACGTTCGACCTCCTCGGGTTCGTCGCCCAGGAGGTGGAGGTGAGCGTGGCCTTCTCCGGGGTTCGCCTCTACTCCCGGACCCGGTTCGACTTCACCGGGCTCCTCCAGGAAGTGATCGGGTTCAC
This Candidatus Acetothermia bacterium DNA region includes the following protein-coding sequences:
- a CDS encoding MMPL family transporter, with protein sequence MTSPFGPHPEKSPNKAERRGLRARVLGGIVSITGRWAAVVAVLVAALVGAALYYIQDLPIRSSYIDLLPERDPLVERFQEVQEELATTDVVAVLLTLTAPPASLEERARILFAAADRVIAELDDPEIIGASYRLGQGIPVPPELLLFRTLSPEELSRLRDIAQEVLALLPALPPGGVPSVAELLSAVASGAITDADAVEKALHELAQAGWSTVALLEDLPRVQGLLDEAAGIVRAVKARPLPEDTGQPILSRDHTRLIVQIWPARSAYEGLDYNHRITRSVRDAVARADLGAVGVTAGVTGPYVTSVEVDQVIRRDMNLVTIISSTAVFVLILIAFTSPFLCVVALVPVLVSALLTMAWAKFAVGGFNLLTAFLPALVLGLGIDFSVHLLARYAEERVLGSSVGAALATAIRSKGEACIIAAVTTSAVFACLLVSNSRALWEMGVIMTVGIVIALVIGLLVTPSLVTLTYAVFRRQFRERPPLPSVRLRHAYHRLLLQRRGVVVVGLLITGALVYQASHVHFRFVSAQLAPPTSAQDVLTTITREFAGEIWLGDTFRFFCARPEDIKPLEAKLAAHPLVESTASVRDLLPQELLRGQVSLQDVPLAAAHQAVGTLQENLERWDAILADVEILLSRLSQFELLAALSGQTRLAGVLAQGTDELVRVWRSMRGVDRASVQKTVAELAADLAVLASFVAAIEALPPEPELVVRLLSLLPEDIRAQYSTAKAQYVVEARMKRTLYEGRNLQEFLDWTGTLGVEYFGLPELQARLERYMKRDFALSTILAVVLILIFIWRDFPRPSEALLAMAPLAMGYVWMLAGMRLLRIEFNFTNIVISPLLIGIGVDSAVHLLHRVEEERRQGGDAVARGAATSMAPILTSSLTTMAAFGALLAAHTPGLRLLGTSALLGLGFTLLGSLLFVPAGAAWLVEETRPRE
- the nusA gene encoding transcription termination factor NusA, with amino-acid sequence MNIDFLEALEEMARARGIDREVAYEAMEKGIAAAYQAEFGGDEPPEVRIDRRSGDVYVNGTRFDLGKLGRIATRRAEEFFRREILRRRRETLYEMYSSRIGEILNGFVHRFEGRDVWINLGEAEALLPDEERIPSERYIPGRRLRAYLYKVEKTQGDPKIYVSRAHPQFVAKLLALEVPELEQGMLEVVQVARVAGVRSKVLVRGVDPRIDPVGSCIGAGGSRIRAISRELSGEKVDIVRWTEDVRQVIRGALAPASALEVELDGAAKKAVVTVPANEVSLAIGRDGHNVELAAKLTGYDITIRTPSGEESKQG
- a CDS encoding ribosome maturation factor RimP gives rise to the protein MEMLREKIDALLRQGADRARVELYHWELHRCRDYARLVVYIDHPRGVTVDDCARASRAMEALLDQADLLSSSYLLEVSSPGVERGLWERWHYERVLGKLVRVQVAPGEGEAVRTRYQGRLVQLVDDAITLDLGQDRVDVPLSRVVQAQVVYEGEGR
- a CDS encoding RluA family pseudouridine synthase, coding for MGTKSGSRVDRVSVAEADSGERVDRLLARKLGISRSYVRALLASGAVTIGGGAPDPDRRVQAGEEVVVAWDGPGIPATPYPIPILYEDEQVVVVDKPRGLAVHPVGPGRGVTVVSALLAQGPLAPGAPGRPGVVHRLDVATTGALVLARTESARASLVSQFQARTVVKEYLAVVEGELDVDEGAIEGRVERDDARPWRMKLGGMGKDARTEFTVLRRNQGRSLLLVRPHTGRTHQIRLHLAAIGHPVVGDPVYGKRGEALLLHAWRLGFRHPATGAWMEFEAPPPPEFLPWLGGPSSTPQR
- a CDS encoding CDP-alcohol phosphatidyltransferase family protein — translated: MTLANALTVLRGVLIAPTVIAVLAERWWPAFAVFLCALATDVLDGWIARRHREVTEVGQLLDPTVDKLFYLGLFSSLAAVGRLPPMGPVLFLIPQLGLGVGTLFLWQRREEFVARWPGKAAAGLTALAAVLLLVTPYGGWAFWAAVATQFSAGAYYLARQARGGTRAEAGPRTPSTPR
- a CDS encoding cyclic 2,3-diphosphoglycerate synthase, with product MRRTKVIIMGAAGRDFHNFNVFFRDDAAYEVVAFTATQIPGIEGRRYPAELAGKLYPHGIPIEPEERLFELVREHGVERVVFAYSDVSHQHVMERAAVAAAAGADFWLMGPRTTQLGANKPVVAVCAVRTGCGKSQTTRRVVDVLRGWGKRVVVVRHPMPYGDLAAQAVQRFATFDDLDRARCTIEEREEYEPHLQRGTVVYAGVDYARILRRAEEEADVILWDGGNNDFPFYRPDLLIVVADPWRAGHERTYWPGSVNIRQADVVVINKVDSAGIEAIERLRASIAELNPQATVIEAASPITVEDPELVAGRKALVIEDGPTVTHGEMPFGAGAVAARKLGATLVDPRPYAVGSIAAAYALYPHLGPVLPAMGYGEEQVQELAATIAKVPCEVVVIATPIDLRRLIRLATPATRVRYELQEIGRPTLADVLAPLV